Genomic DNA from Gemmatimonadota bacterium:
TGACATTCGAGCACGGGAACGCCCCGGGAGCCAGCCAGTCTCCTGAAGGAGCGTTTCGTCCCCTCGGAGGCATCCTCGGCCAGGATGACCAGCCGGGACTTGCCGCCGTGAACGGACTTTTTAACGGCCTCCGTACCTCCCTTTACCTGGCCCGCGCGCACGGCGAGACCCAGGAGGCCGGTCACCGACGGATGAACGCTTTTCGTCAAACCTGCAGGTCCTTTACGCTTACTGCACCGCGGTCATGATCTTGTCGGCCGTCACCCCGCCGATCCCGGAGATCT
This window encodes:
- a CDS encoding ribosomal L7Ae/L30e/S12e/Gadd45 family protein: MTKSVHPSVTGLLGLAVRAGQVKGGTEAVKKSVHGGKSRLVILAEDASEGTKRSFRRLAGSRGVPVLECHSSLELGSCLNSAPKVVLSILDRHFASGMLKKACPAGGQAGPERARPS